The Brachybacterium huguangmaarense genome contains a region encoding:
- the gcvH gene encoding glycine cleavage system protein GcvH gives MAATDDLQYSTDHEWVRVDSDDLATVGVTAFAAGQLGDVVYVDLPEVGAEVSAGTEMGEIESTKSVSELFSPIDGTVVEVNQDVVDAPEKVNASPYEEGWLVRVRYAALPEDLLDAAAYAELTGE, from the coding sequence ATGGCAGCCACCGACGACCTCCAGTATTCGACGGACCACGAATGGGTCCGGGTCGACTCCGACGACCTCGCGACCGTCGGCGTGACCGCCTTCGCCGCGGGCCAGCTCGGCGACGTCGTCTACGTCGACCTGCCGGAGGTGGGCGCGGAGGTCTCCGCGGGCACCGAGATGGGCGAGATCGAGTCGACCAAGTCCGTGTCCGAGCTGTTCAGCCCGATCGACGGCACGGTCGTCGAGGTCAACCAGGACGTGGTCGACGCGCCCGAGAAGGTCAACGCCTCGCCGTACGAGGAGGGATGGCTCGTGCGGGTGCGCTACGCGGCTCTTCCCGAGGATCTGCTCGACGCCGCGGCCTACGCCGAGCTCACCGGCGAGTGA